GTTTTTGTAGGACTTGTAGCCGGTGTTTATCCTGCTAACAAAGCTGCGAACCTTGATCCGGTGGAAGCTCTTCGTCATGAGTAGGCAGACTGTGATCCTGTTGTGTTTTGTCCCTGATTTTAACTTTGTCTATTTAGACGTATATGTGCCACATGTGCAAACCTGACTATCCATAGAAAGGTTTAAGTATTTTCTTCACGTTGTCTAGCTTGTCGATAAATAGTCAAGTTGGAATGTACAAGGTGAATTAATATGGCTGGTTGTAATGTTCAAAACCCTGAAACTAATAATGTGATAGATATTCAGGGTCTGAAGAAGAGTTATTTCCTGGGGAACATGGAAGTACCCATACTTCACGGGATAGACCTGTGTATCAAAAAAGGGGATTTTGTGGCTATCATGGGTCCGTCCGGTTCCGGGAAAAGCACACTTATGAATATGATCGGCTGTCTTGACAGGCCCACAAGCGGAAAGGTAATGCTTATGGGCAAGGACACAAACAGCATCACTGACAACGAACTTGCAGAGCTCAGGGGATTTGAGATCGGTTTTGTTTTCCAGAATTTCAACCTCATACCACGACTCAGTGCTTATGAGAACGTTTTGCTTCCAACTTATTCCAACACAAAAAAAGGAATGGACACGTCAGGACGGGCACGAGACCTGCTGAAACTTGTAGGTCTCGATGACCGTATAACCCACAAACCTTCGGAACTGTCAGGCGGACAAAGGCAGAGAGTTGCAATAGCCAGGTCTTTGATAAACGATCCTTCGCTGATCCTTGCCGATGAGCCAACTGGTAACCTGGATTCCAAAACAAGTGTTGAGATAATGGGCATATTCTCTGATCTCCACAAGAAAGGGCGTACTATCGTGATGATAACACACGATCCTGAAATGGAACAGTATGTTGACAGAGTTGTCCACATAAGGGACGGAAATATCGGCAACAATTGAGGGTGGTTCAATATGAATTTCATTAATCTTTCAGATATTGAAGAAATGATCAAAAGATCGTTTTACATTTTACTCTGCATAGCTTTATTAAGTACTTCTTCCATTATGCCGGTCTCTGCAGATTCGGCACCTACAATGAAAGTCGATATAATCGACTATGATCCTTTCCCGGCTCAGATCGGTGAATATGTAGATGTCAGAGTAAAGATAGAGAATACGGGTTTTGGACGTGCAGATGCAGTTTCCATTAAGATGGACCCTGAATATCCGTTCTCACTGGATTCCCAGAACAATGCTGTGGAATTCATAGGTGTATTATCTCCTGATGATGCGGCGGTACATGAATACCGCTTATTTGTGGACGAGAGCGCAAAGGTAGGCGAAGGCACAGTTGATGTCTATTACCAGATCTATGAGGGTGGATCCTGGTATAAGTCCTCCTTTGACTTAAACGTCGGTTCCAGTACTTTTGACAGTAAAGGAACCATTGAACTAACCGATATCTCCTGTGATCCTGTGGTATTTATGCCAGGAGATATCGGAACAGTCAGTTTTACTCTTACTAATACAGCAACAGAGAATTCTGTAACTATCGATGGAACAGATTATGATACGAATGCACGTGTCCAGTCCGCAGTGCTCCAGGGCAACGGAGGCATTGATGTTACAAGCGACAGCTACGCCGGTTCCGGTGTAATTGGTCCGGGCGACTCTATTACATTAAGCTACAATGTTGAAGTTGCAGACGATGTGACCGATGGCACTTATTATCTGGACCTTTCCATGGTTGGAAATTCTCACTCCTATAATAACAACTGGAGAATTCCCGTAAAGGTTGATTCGGCTTCTGTAAAGGTCATTCCTTCAAAGCCAATGGTGCTTACCAACGGAGAAGGAACCCTTGAGTTCGATGTCGCCAACATGCACCCAAATTCACTCAGCTCAGTAAGTGTAAAGCTCAGTGCCGATGGCGTTGATTTCTCACCGGAGGAATATTTCGTAGGTTCTATGGACTCTGATGAGCTTTTCACTATTGAGGTGGATGCAAAAACAGACCTCAAAGAAAATGTTGTTCCTGTAACAATCACCGTGGAATACAGAAATGGAATTAACGAACACAACACAGAGGTCGCTGTCCGTGATATGAAGCTCATTACTGAAGAGCAAGGCAGTGGTGCAAGTATTGCTGTTGGAGCAGTTGCAGTTCTGTTAATGCTTGGTGTTCCTGCAGTAGTGTTCATGAAACGCAGAAAGCAGAACAGCAACTAAATCCGGGTGAACAGGTGAGATTATGCTGAGTCTGAAACATTCATTCAGAATGGCTGTAGGAAGCATCAGCAGCTCTAAACTGAGGTCTGCACTGACAACTCTTGGAATTGTCATAGGCGTGGCTGCGGTTATTGCAAATGTATCATTGGGAGCGAGCTTTAACCAGTATTTCACAGAAGAGATCGGTTCTGTAGGTAACAATTTCATAATTGTCGAAGGCAAGGTCTCAAACCTCTTCCATGATTCTGAAATGGAGATCATAAAAAACACTCCTGGCATAGTAGGAGTTTCTCCGCTGAGTCAGGAGGTTGCCGAGGTCACATATCTCTCAACTTCACGACAGATCACTGTGCAGGGAGTTTCCGAGGACTATGAGCAGGTTGGCAATATCCAGATGGAAAGTGGCACTTTCATCAATGACAAGGATAAGTACGTGGCTGTAATTGGTCACGATGTTGCTTATGACAAGTTTGATCGCAAGATATCTGACAAGAACACCATCGAGCTTAGTTTCACAAGGCCGGATGGTGAGGTTGTAACACAGAAGTTCAAGGTAAAGGGTATTGTTGACAGTCCAGAAACAACATTCGTGCAAAGTG
The sequence above is a segment of the uncultured Methanolobus sp. genome. Coding sequences within it:
- a CDS encoding ABC transporter ATP-binding protein, encoding MAGCNVQNPETNNVIDIQGLKKSYFLGNMEVPILHGIDLCIKKGDFVAIMGPSGSGKSTLMNMIGCLDRPTSGKVMLMGKDTNSITDNELAELRGFEIGFVFQNFNLIPRLSAYENVLLPTYSNTKKGMDTSGRARDLLKLVGLDDRITHKPSELSGGQRQRVAIARSLINDPSLILADEPTGNLDSKTSVEIMGIFSDLHKKGRTIVMITHDPEMEQYVDRVVHIRDGNIGNN